The following proteins are encoded in a genomic region of Desulfosporosinus youngiae DSM 17734:
- a CDS encoding cell wall-binding repeat-containing protein: protein MNNKIIALILILCCAFLVGTPALANTTDNSSSVTTPQQITRNRLFGLTRFETAKVISEYYGNGQVENVILATGNQFADALSASVLAHEKEAPILLVDSTVDGSKDAFDYVFQHLDPAGTVYIIGGTGIIGTEFEIKLSDLGFKNVVRVAGLDRYDTSHKVARALKDTTVSTVVISSGEQYPDALSISSFAANKGWPILLSSYDALPQDIKNFLLDRKPSKVYITGGAGVISNNVLSEITTLLPEASVERLMGESQFDTNIIIAETFAPKPLTVYLATGYDFADALAGSTVAAKNGDPIIFIDPSVPTLPKSVARYFGKLYANIISPGIVSFGGSGVVTDEIMKITSDLIVGAVNETSIYGIDDLNITVIQKENYLLPATVQANLYNSDRIEVPVRWNPIAVDTNNTGLSVYDGLVEGYGKLIKLNLTVKEPEPILISKYSTHFDSSQVNRTENIRISAKAIDGKLLAPGERFSFNAVVGERTAEAGYKEALIIEGDVFTPGLGGGICQVSSTLYNAVLLGNLEIVERHAHSLPISYVPPGQDATVAYPFLDFKFKNSLKHYLLIRSLVEENTLNFWIYQKVEV, encoded by the coding sequence ATGAACAACAAGATAATTGCATTAATCTTAATCTTATGTTGCGCCTTTTTGGTCGGAACACCCGCTTTGGCTAATACTACAGATAATTCAAGCTCAGTTACTACGCCACAGCAAATTACCAGGAACAGGCTTTTTGGACTGACAAGATTTGAGACGGCCAAAGTTATCTCAGAGTATTATGGCAACGGACAGGTTGAGAACGTAATCCTTGCAACTGGAAATCAATTTGCAGATGCTTTATCGGCAAGTGTCCTGGCCCATGAAAAGGAAGCCCCTATACTATTAGTTGATTCTACGGTTGACGGCTCTAAGGATGCGTTTGATTATGTCTTTCAACATCTTGATCCAGCGGGAACGGTTTACATCATTGGCGGTACGGGAATCATAGGCACGGAATTCGAGATTAAACTAAGTGATCTTGGATTCAAAAATGTGGTTAGGGTTGCAGGCCTGGACAGGTATGATACATCCCATAAGGTCGCCAGAGCACTTAAAGACACAACTGTATCTACAGTCGTGATATCCTCGGGAGAACAATATCCGGATGCCTTAAGTATCTCAAGTTTTGCCGCCAATAAAGGCTGGCCGATTCTGTTATCTTCTTACGATGCACTTCCTCAAGACATAAAAAACTTTTTGCTGGACAGGAAGCCGTCGAAAGTATATATCACTGGGGGAGCAGGCGTAATATCAAATAATGTATTGTCCGAAATAACGACCCTCCTGCCAGAGGCTAGTGTCGAACGCTTGATGGGAGAATCTCAGTTTGATACGAATATTATTATTGCAGAAACCTTTGCTCCAAAGCCATTGACGGTTTATTTAGCGACAGGTTACGACTTTGCCGATGCTTTGGCAGGCAGTACAGTGGCAGCCAAAAATGGAGACCCCATTATCTTTATAGACCCTTCCGTCCCGACCTTGCCTAAATCCGTGGCCAGATACTTTGGGAAACTTTACGCAAACATTATAAGTCCCGGCATAGTTTCATTCGGAGGAAGTGGAGTTGTAACAGATGAGATAATGAAAATCACCAGTGACTTGATTGTGGGAGCTGTGAATGAAACCAGCATTTATGGGATAGACGATCTCAATATTACGGTTATACAAAAGGAAAATTATTTGTTACCTGCAACTGTTCAAGCTAATCTTTACAATAGCGATAGGATTGAGGTGCCTGTGAGATGGAATCCCATAGCTGTCGATACCAACAACACAGGGCTGAGTGTTTATGATGGTCTGGTAGAAGGATACGGCAAACTAATCAAACTGAATCTTACTGTCAAAGAACCGGAACCTATTCTAATCTCAAAATACTCCACTCACTTTGATTCATCCCAGGTAAACCGTACGGAAAACATACGAATTTCGGCAAAAGCGATCGATGGAAAGCTATTGGCACCAGGAGAACGATTCTCCTTCAATGCCGTTGTGGGAGAACGAACTGCTGAGGCAGGTTACAAAGAGGCTCTGATCATTGAAGGAGATGTCTTTACCCCAGGGCTTGGAGGAGGAATCTGCCAGGTCTCTTCAACCCTCTATAATGCGGTGCTGCTTGGGAATTTGGAAATTGTTGAAAGGCATGCTCACAGCTTACCCATTAGTTATGTTCCTCCCGGGCAGGACGCAACGGTTGCCTACCCTTTCCTGGATTTTAAATTTAAAAATAGTCTAAAGCATTATCTTTTAATTCGTAGTTTAGTCGAAGAAAATACTTTAAACTTTTGGATTTATCAAAAAGTAGAAGTTTAG
- a CDS encoding [Fe-Fe] hydrogenase large subunit C-terminal domain-containing protein encodes MSQMTYNEIFSRLVKASYNGTLEQEIKEIEAGGNETTKEYIYYAMGNGDQEKVVFQINGCEGTCPEEDHNCEAACLFDAIIRDMEGKVVIQDRNCTHCGQCIDTCSYNSLIDKKEFIPLIDLLKKKEVAVYAIVAPAIVGQFGDQVTMGQLRAAFKHLGFYGMVEVALFADILSLKEALEFDHAVHTEEDFVLTSCCCPIWVGMVKRVYHKLTPHILPSVSPMVACGRGIKRLHPEAKVVFVGPCIAKKAEAKEKDIRDAVDAVLTFEEVKQIFEATGINPADMEDIPSGHSSAGGRIYARTGGVTKAISDTLDQLRPDKPIRIKAVQADGIQECKELLRSINSGDIKANFYEGMGCAGGCVGGPKALLKSELGTIHVNAYGLSAEAHTPLNNPYILELLNRLDIKDVNSLLEGESAAIFQRDFTAG; translated from the coding sequence ATGAGTCAAATGACCTATAATGAGATTTTCAGCCGGTTAGTCAAAGCATCTTATAACGGAACTCTTGAGCAGGAAATCAAAGAGATTGAAGCCGGCGGAAATGAAACAACCAAGGAATATATTTACTATGCTATGGGAAATGGTGATCAGGAAAAAGTAGTTTTTCAAATTAATGGCTGTGAAGGGACATGCCCGGAGGAAGATCATAATTGTGAAGCGGCGTGCCTATTTGATGCTATTATACGGGATATGGAAGGAAAGGTAGTGATCCAGGATCGGAATTGTACTCATTGTGGGCAGTGTATCGATACTTGTTCCTATAATTCACTGATCGATAAGAAAGAATTTATTCCGTTAATTGATCTTCTTAAGAAAAAAGAAGTTGCGGTTTATGCTATTGTTGCGCCGGCGATTGTTGGGCAGTTTGGTGATCAGGTCACAATGGGTCAGCTGCGAGCCGCTTTCAAACACCTGGGTTTTTATGGAATGGTGGAGGTGGCCTTATTTGCTGATATCCTAAGTCTCAAAGAAGCCCTTGAATTTGATCATGCCGTTCATACTGAGGAAGATTTTGTTTTAACAAGTTGCTGCTGTCCCATCTGGGTAGGCATGGTAAAAAGAGTTTATCATAAATTAACCCCTCACATCCTGCCTTCCGTATCACCCATGGTTGCCTGCGGGCGGGGAATAAAGCGGCTTCATCCGGAAGCGAAAGTTGTTTTTGTGGGCCCTTGTATAGCCAAGAAGGCGGAGGCTAAAGAAAAGGATATCCGGGACGCAGTCGATGCCGTGTTAACCTTTGAAGAAGTTAAACAAATCTTTGAGGCGACCGGTATTAACCCGGCGGATATGGAGGATATCCCCAGCGGGCATTCTTCAGCCGGCGGACGCATTTATGCCCGAACCGGCGGTGTTACGAAAGCTATTTCAGATACCTTGGATCAACTTAGACCGGACAAGCCTATACGGATCAAAGCAGTTCAAGCCGATGGGATTCAGGAGTGTAAAGAACTCCTGCGTTCAATCAACAGCGGAGATATCAAGGCCAATTTTTATGAGGGAATGGGTTGTGCCGGCGGGTGTGTCGGCGGGCCTAAAGCTCTTCTCAAATCTGAATTAGGGACCATACATGTCAACGCTTACGGTCTTTCTGCGGAGGCTCATACCCCCTTAAATAACCCGTATATTTTAGAACTGCTTAACCGCCTCGATATAAAGGATGTCAACAGCTTGCTTGAAGGAGAATCTGCCGCCATTTTTCAGCGGGATTTTACCGCCGGCTAG
- a CDS encoding aspartyl-phosphate phosphatase Spo0E family protein, protein MKDYNNDLKTLLVTIEDLREELHRFVGQGRSILDPLVLKLSQNLDEELNKYYRLTNEQKRASNF, encoded by the coding sequence GTGAAGGATTATAACAACGATTTAAAAACCCTACTTGTGACTATAGAAGATTTACGGGAAGAATTACACCGCTTCGTGGGACAAGGGAGAAGTATTCTAGATCCCCTCGTCCTTAAACTAAGCCAGAATCTTGATGAAGAACTCAATAAGTATTATAGATTGACGAACGAACAGAAGAGGGCGTCTAACTTTTGA